A section of the Meles meles chromosome 8, mMelMel3.1 paternal haplotype, whole genome shotgun sequence genome encodes:
- the LOC123949720 gene encoding olfactory receptor 688-like yields MDTTLSINNSSSFQVSEFILMGLPGIHEWQHWLSLPLALLYILALGANILILITIQHQPSLHQPMYRLLGILAIVDIGLATTIMPKILAILWFEAKAISLPECFAQIYAIHSFMGMESGIFLCMAVDRYVAICYPLRYPSIVTEAFVIKATLSMVLRNGLLTIPVPVLAAQRHYCSRNEIDHCLCSNLGVTSLACDDITINRFYQLALAWVMVGSDMGLVFASYALIIRSVLRLNSAEAASKALSTCSSHLILILFFYTAVIVVSVTQLAGRKVPVIPALFNVLHSVMPPAFNPMVYALRTQELRVGFQKVLGFGDNVSRK; encoded by the coding sequence ATGGATACCACCTTGAGCATAAACAATAGCTCCAGTTTCCAAGTGTCTGAGTTCATCCTCATGGGGCTCCCAGGCATTCACGAGTGGCAGCACTGGCTCTCCCTACCCCTGGCTCTGCTCTACATCTTAGCTCTTGGTGCCAACATCCTCATCTTAATCACCATCCAACATCAGCCTTCCCTGCACCAGCCCATGTATCGGCTCCTTGGTATCTTGGCTATAGTGGACATTGGTCTGGCTACCACCATCATGCCCAAGATACTGGCCATTCTCTGGTTTGAGGCCAAGGCCATCAGTCTCCCTGAGTGCTTTGCTCAGATCTATGCCATCCACTCTTTCATGGGCATGGAGTCAGGCATCTTCCTCTGCATGGCTGTCGATAGATATGTAGCCATCTGCTACCCACTTCGGTACCCCTCCATAGTCACTGAGGCTTTTGTGATCAAAGCCACACTGTCCATGGTGCTCAGGAATGGCCTCTTGACCATCCCAGTGCCTGTACTTGCTGCCCAGCGACACTACTGCTCCAGGAATGAAATTGACCACTGCCTGTGTTCTAATTTGGGGGTCACCAGTCTGGCCTGTGATGACATCACGATTAACAGATTTTACCAGTTGGCCTTAGCATGGGTTATGGTTGGGAGTGACATGGGTCTGGTGTTTGCTTCCTATGCTTTGATTATTCGCTCCGTGCTGAGGCTGAACTCTGCTGAAGCAGCATCGAAGGCCCTGAGTACCTGCAGCTCCCATCTCatcctcattctctttttctacACAGCTGTTATTGTTGTGTCTGTCACCCAGCTGGCAGGAAGAAAGGTCCCCGTCATCCCTGCTCTCTTCAATGTGCTACACAGTGTCATGCCCCCAGCCTTTAACCCCATGGTGTATGCCCTCCGGACCCAGGAGCTGAGAGTAGGCTTCCAGAAGGTGCTTGGTTTTGGTGACAACGTGTCCAGGAAGTGA